One part of the Ursus arctos isolate Adak ecotype North America unplaced genomic scaffold, UrsArc2.0 scaffold_20, whole genome shotgun sequence genome encodes these proteins:
- the CSRNP1 gene encoding cysteine/serine-rich nuclear protein 1 isoform X1 has protein sequence MTGPLKRKFDQLDEDSSSLCSSSSSLSSSGRRSRSCSPSSSVSPAWDSDEEGPWDQLPLPDRDFCGRRSFTPLSILKRAPRKRPGRVAFDGITVFYFPRCQGFTSVPSRGGCTLGMAPRHSACRRFSLAEFTQEQARARREKLRLRLKEEKLEALRWKASSLPWVQLAETGLPETEASPPLTVDAIDDASVEEDLAVAVAGGRLEEMTFLQPYPARRRRALLRAAGVRRIDREEKRELQALRQSREDCGCRCDRVCDPETCSCSLAGIKCQMDHTTFPCGCCREGCENPKGRVEFNQARVQTHFLHTLTRLQLEQGAESLGELEAPGQSGPTSPGDQVLVPTFPLAKPPVSSELADNSCSSDMTDSSTASGTSDAPSSTAHPALPGPGFQPDMDDDSLARVLSLSDSDLGGEEEEEEDGGVGNLDNLSCFHPADIFGTGDPGSLASWTHSYSSSSLTSGILDENANLDASFFLNSGLEGLGEGSLPGTSVLPSSDAGQSNSVDLSLSSCDSFELLQALPDYSLGPHYTSRKVSDSLDSLEAPCFPLPAFSPPGDAGACFLESIVGLPDSAAEALAPFIDSQLFEDAAPAPLVEPVPV, from the exons ATGACTGGGCCACTGAAGAGGAAGTTTGACCAGCTGGATGAGGACTCTTCCTCACTGTGCTCATCTTCCTCCTCGTTGTCCTCCTCTGGCCGTCGTTCTCGCTCCTGCTCTCCAAGCTCTTCAGTCTCCCCAGCCTGGGACTCAGATGAGGAGGGCCCCTGGGATCAGTTGCCCTTGCCTGACCGGGACTTCTGTGGCCGCCGGAGTTTCACCC CCCTGTCCATCCTGAAGCGGGCTCCCAGGAAGCGGCCAGGCCGAGTCGCCTTCGATGGCATCACCGTCTTCTACTTTCCGAGGTGCCAGGGTTTCACCAGCGTGCCCAGCCGTGGCGGCTGCACTTTGGGTATGGCCCCTCGCCACAGTGCCTGCCGCCGCTTCTCCCTGGCTGAGTTCACCCAGGAGCAAGCCCGGGCACGGCGTGAGAAGCTGCGCCTACGCTTGaaggaggagaagctggaggcGCTGCGGTGGAAG GCCTCCTCTCTCCCATGGGTACAGCTTGCAGAGACTGGGCTACCTGAGACGGAGGCCAGCCCGCCACTCACAGTGGACGCCATTGATGATGCCTCTGTGGAAGAGGACTTGGCTGTGGCCGTGGCAGGCGGCCGGTTGGAGGAGATGACCTTCCTACAGCCCTACCCGGCCCGGCGACGGCGGGCTCTGCTGCGGGCTGCCGGTGTGCGGAGGATCGATCGTGAGGAGAAGCGGGAGCTGCAGGCTCTGCGCCAGTCCCGGGAGGACTGTGGCTGTCGCTGTGATAGGGTCTGTGACCCCGAGACCTGCAGCTGCAGTCTGGCAGGCATCAAGTGCCAG ATGGACCACACCACGTTCCCCTGCGGCTGCTGCAGGGAGGGCTGCGAGAACCCCAAGGGCCGCGTGGAATTTAATCAGGCCCGCGTGCAGACCCACTTCCTCCACACGCTCACCCGCCTGCAGCTGGAGCAGGGGGCTGAGAGCCTGGGGGAGCTGGAAGCTCCTGGCCAGAGCGGCCCCACCAGCCCTGGTGATCAGGTCCTGGTCCCCACTTTCCCGCTGGCCAAGCCCCCCGTGAGCAGTGAGCTGGCAGACAACAGCTGTAGCAGTGACATGACCGACTCCTCCACAGCTTCGGGCACGAGCGACGCCCCGAGCAGCACCgcccacccagccctgcctggccctggcTTCCAGCCCGACATGGATGATGACAGCCTGGCCCGGGTCCTGAGTCTCAGTGACTCCgacctgggaggggaggaggaggaggaggaggacgggggGGTAGGGAACCTCGACAACCTCAGCTGCTTCCACCCAGCTGACATCTTTGGTACTGGTGACCCTGGTAGCCTGGCCAGCTGGACCCACAGCTATTCCAGCTCTAGCCTCACGTCAGGCATTCTGGATGAGAACGCCAACCTGGATGCCAGCTTCTTCCTAAACAGTGGCCTTGAAGGGTTGGGAGAAGGCAGCCTCCCTGGCACCTCGGTGCTGCCCAGCTCAGACGCTGGCCAGAGCAACTCAGTGGACCTCAGCTTGTCTTCCTGTGACTCCTTCGAGCTGCTCCAGGCCCTGCCAGACTATAGTCTGGGGCCTCACTACACCTCCCGGAAGGTGTCTGACAGCCTAGACAGCCTCGAGGCCCCTTGCTTCCCCCTGCCTGCCTTTTCTCCACCGGGCGATGCTGGCGCCTGCTTCTTGGAGTCCATCGTGGGCCTGCCAGACTCAGCTGCTGAGGCCCTGGCTCCCTTCATAGACAGCCAGTTGTTCGAGGACGCTGCCCCAGCGCCTCTGGTGGAGCCAGTGCCTGTGTGA
- the CSRNP1 gene encoding cysteine/serine-rich nuclear protein 1 isoform X2: MTGPLKRKFDQLDEDSSSLCSSSSSLSSSGRRSRSCSPSSSVSPAWDSDEEGPWDQLPLPDRDFCGRRSFTPLSILKRAPRKRPGRVAFDGITVFYFPRCQGFTSVPSRGGCTLGMAPRHSACRRFSLAEFTQEQARARREKLRLRLKEEKLEALRWKLAETGLPETEASPPLTVDAIDDASVEEDLAVAVAGGRLEEMTFLQPYPARRRRALLRAAGVRRIDREEKRELQALRQSREDCGCRCDRVCDPETCSCSLAGIKCQMDHTTFPCGCCREGCENPKGRVEFNQARVQTHFLHTLTRLQLEQGAESLGELEAPGQSGPTSPGDQVLVPTFPLAKPPVSSELADNSCSSDMTDSSTASGTSDAPSSTAHPALPGPGFQPDMDDDSLARVLSLSDSDLGGEEEEEEDGGVGNLDNLSCFHPADIFGTGDPGSLASWTHSYSSSSLTSGILDENANLDASFFLNSGLEGLGEGSLPGTSVLPSSDAGQSNSVDLSLSSCDSFELLQALPDYSLGPHYTSRKVSDSLDSLEAPCFPLPAFSPPGDAGACFLESIVGLPDSAAEALAPFIDSQLFEDAAPAPLVEPVPV; this comes from the exons ATGACTGGGCCACTGAAGAGGAAGTTTGACCAGCTGGATGAGGACTCTTCCTCACTGTGCTCATCTTCCTCCTCGTTGTCCTCCTCTGGCCGTCGTTCTCGCTCCTGCTCTCCAAGCTCTTCAGTCTCCCCAGCCTGGGACTCAGATGAGGAGGGCCCCTGGGATCAGTTGCCCTTGCCTGACCGGGACTTCTGTGGCCGCCGGAGTTTCACCC CCCTGTCCATCCTGAAGCGGGCTCCCAGGAAGCGGCCAGGCCGAGTCGCCTTCGATGGCATCACCGTCTTCTACTTTCCGAGGTGCCAGGGTTTCACCAGCGTGCCCAGCCGTGGCGGCTGCACTTTGGGTATGGCCCCTCGCCACAGTGCCTGCCGCCGCTTCTCCCTGGCTGAGTTCACCCAGGAGCAAGCCCGGGCACGGCGTGAGAAGCTGCGCCTACGCTTGaaggaggagaagctggaggcGCTGCGGTGGAAG CTTGCAGAGACTGGGCTACCTGAGACGGAGGCCAGCCCGCCACTCACAGTGGACGCCATTGATGATGCCTCTGTGGAAGAGGACTTGGCTGTGGCCGTGGCAGGCGGCCGGTTGGAGGAGATGACCTTCCTACAGCCCTACCCGGCCCGGCGACGGCGGGCTCTGCTGCGGGCTGCCGGTGTGCGGAGGATCGATCGTGAGGAGAAGCGGGAGCTGCAGGCTCTGCGCCAGTCCCGGGAGGACTGTGGCTGTCGCTGTGATAGGGTCTGTGACCCCGAGACCTGCAGCTGCAGTCTGGCAGGCATCAAGTGCCAG ATGGACCACACCACGTTCCCCTGCGGCTGCTGCAGGGAGGGCTGCGAGAACCCCAAGGGCCGCGTGGAATTTAATCAGGCCCGCGTGCAGACCCACTTCCTCCACACGCTCACCCGCCTGCAGCTGGAGCAGGGGGCTGAGAGCCTGGGGGAGCTGGAAGCTCCTGGCCAGAGCGGCCCCACCAGCCCTGGTGATCAGGTCCTGGTCCCCACTTTCCCGCTGGCCAAGCCCCCCGTGAGCAGTGAGCTGGCAGACAACAGCTGTAGCAGTGACATGACCGACTCCTCCACAGCTTCGGGCACGAGCGACGCCCCGAGCAGCACCgcccacccagccctgcctggccctggcTTCCAGCCCGACATGGATGATGACAGCCTGGCCCGGGTCCTGAGTCTCAGTGACTCCgacctgggaggggaggaggaggaggaggaggacgggggGGTAGGGAACCTCGACAACCTCAGCTGCTTCCACCCAGCTGACATCTTTGGTACTGGTGACCCTGGTAGCCTGGCCAGCTGGACCCACAGCTATTCCAGCTCTAGCCTCACGTCAGGCATTCTGGATGAGAACGCCAACCTGGATGCCAGCTTCTTCCTAAACAGTGGCCTTGAAGGGTTGGGAGAAGGCAGCCTCCCTGGCACCTCGGTGCTGCCCAGCTCAGACGCTGGCCAGAGCAACTCAGTGGACCTCAGCTTGTCTTCCTGTGACTCCTTCGAGCTGCTCCAGGCCCTGCCAGACTATAGTCTGGGGCCTCACTACACCTCCCGGAAGGTGTCTGACAGCCTAGACAGCCTCGAGGCCCCTTGCTTCCCCCTGCCTGCCTTTTCTCCACCGGGCGATGCTGGCGCCTGCTTCTTGGAGTCCATCGTGGGCCTGCCAGACTCAGCTGCTGAGGCCCTGGCTCCCTTCATAGACAGCCAGTTGTTCGAGGACGCTGCCCCAGCGCCTCTGGTGGAGCCAGTGCCTGTGTGA